Proteins encoded in a region of the Panicum hallii strain FIL2 chromosome 3, PHallii_v3.1, whole genome shotgun sequence genome:
- the LOC112883900 gene encoding plant cysteine oxidase 1-like codes for MEVVAGGVGVAEPAAAAAGEHAAKRRRVTAETAPAGARRAGGGVARRGRRRRVQADADAAAVQRLFQACRDVFRGPGTVPRPEEVQLLRAMLDRMKPEDVGLSPDLKFFRSRDAAQGTPTITHTTIYNCPNFSMVILFLPRNAVIPLHNHPGMTVFSKLLLGSMHIKSYDWVDPDSDPSGTSCSSQVDDQLRLAKLVVDDVFTAPCDTSVLYPTTGGNMHRFTAIAPCAILDILGPPYSIEEDRDCTYYTDIPYTQHSTADGTGDLNNLEQDQGCLAWLKEIDMPRELKMCSVHYGGPPISDK; via the exons ATGGAGGTGGTTGCTGGGGGAGTGGGGGTGGCggagcccgccgccgcggcggccggggagcaCGCGGCCAAGCGGAGGCGGGTCACCGCGGAGACGGCGCCGGCGGGGGCGAGGCGGGCCGGAGGAGGGGTggcgcggcgcgggaggcggcggcgggtgcagGCGGacgcggacgccgccgccgtgcagcgGCTATTCCAGGCCTGCCGCGACGTCTTCAGGGGCCCTGGCACCGTGCCCAGGCCCGAAGAGGTCCAGCTGCTCCGCGCCATGCTCG ATAGGATGAAGCCGGAAGATGTCGGCCTAAGCCCGGATCTCAAGTTCTTCAGGTCTAGAGATGCTGCTCAAGGAACCCCCACAATTACACACACGACAATATACAATTGCCCAAATTTCTCG atggttATCTTATTTTTGCCGCGGAATGCGGTCATCCCTCTCCACAATCACCCTGGAATGACGGTGTTCAGCAAGCTGCTCCTCGGCTCCATGCATATAAAGTCATATGACTGGGTTGATCCTGATTCTGATCCGTCAGGGACCAGCTGTTCATCGCAAGTTGATGATCAGT TGAGATTGGCAAAACTGGTGGTCGATGATGTTTTTACGGCGCCGTGTGACACCTCAGTACTGTATCCGACGACTGGAGGAAACATGCATCGTTTTACTGCCATTGCGCCTTGCGCAATCCTCGACATTCTTGGGCCCCCGTACTCCATAGAAGAGGACAGGGACTGCACATACTACACCGATATTCCATATACACAACATTCGA CGGCAGACGGCACCGGCGACCTAAACAACCTTGAGCAAGATCAAGGCTGTCTGGCATGGCTCAAGGAGATCGACATGCCGAGGGAGCTGAAGATGTGCAGCGTCCACTATGGCGGCCCGCCAATCTCTGACAAGTGA
- the LOC112885822 gene encoding cationic amino acid transporter 2, vacuolar-like isoform X2, with protein MGGGVRALMRRKQVDSERARPAGSSNQLRKELSVAQLITIGVGSTIGAGVYVLVGTVAREHSGPALTLSFLIAGIAAALSAFCYAELASRCPSAGSAYHYSYICVGEGVAWLIGWALILEYTIGGSAVARGISPNLALFFGGPDSLPWILARHEIPWLDVVVDPCAAFLVFLVTGLLCVGIKESSFVQGVVTVLNCFVMLFVIIAGSYIGFQTGWVGYKVAGGFFPYGANGMLAGSATVFFAYIGFDSVASTAEEVKNPQRDLPLGIATALSICCSLYMLVSIVIVGLVPYFAMDPDTPISSAFARHGMHWAMYLVTTGAVLALCSTLMGSILPQPRILMAMARDGLLPSFFSDVHKTTQVPVKSTIVTGICAASLAFFMDVSQLAGMVSVGTLLAFTIVAVSILILRYVPPDEVPLPSSLQASFRLSHENDEEKLRDTLGDEDHEEGASEITDFVVESIKDPLIEKQLYASKLDETKRRKAAACSIASVCIGVLVLTTSASATFLPFLVRCFVCAFGGLLLLTGLGVLCWIDQDDGRHSFGHSGGFICPFVPLLPVMCILINTYLLINLGGGTWMRVGVWLVMGVFVYIFYGRTHSSLTDVVYVPVAEANEIYGSSSASEFVA; from the exons atGGGCGGAGGGGTCCGGGCGCTGATGCGCCGGAAGCAGGTGGACTCCGAGCGGGCGCGCCCCGCCGGCAGCAGCAACCAGCTCCGCAAGGAGCTCTCCGTTGCCCAGCTTATTACTATCG GTGTCGGTTCAACGATTGGAGCTGGGGTGTATGTTCTTGTTGGGACGGTTGCTCGGGAGCATTCTGGGCCAGCATTGACTCTTTCATTTCTGATAGCCGGAATAGCCGCTGCACTATCAGCGTTCTGCTATGCAGAGCTTGCGAGCCGCTGCCCATCTGCAGGAAGTGCCTACCATTATTCATACATCTGCGTTGGTGAAGG AGTTGCATGGTTGATTGGTTGGGCTCTGATACTAGAATATACAATTGGTGGGTCAGCTGTCGCCCGTGGCATATCTCCCAATTTA GCCCTATTTTTTGGAGGACCTGATAGTCTGCCATGGATCTTAGCTCGACATGAGATCCCATGGCTTGATGTTGTTGTTGATCCTTGTGCTGCTTTCCTTGTTTTCCTTGTCACTGGTCTGCTATGTGTGGGGATCAAAGAG AGTTCATTTGTGCAAGGAGTTGTGACGGTCCTGAATTGCTTTGTGATGCTATTTGTTATTATTGCCGGTAGTTACATCGGCTTTCAAACAGGATGGGTTGGCTACAAGGTTGCCGGCGG ATTTTTCCCTTATGGAGCGAATGGAATGCTGGCTGGGTCAGCAACTGTCTTCTTTGCCTACATAGGCTTTGATTCAGTTGCCAGCACTGCTGAGGAG GTGAAAAATCCACAACGAGATCTGCCATTGGGAATCGCAACAGCGTTATCCATATGCTGTTCCTTGTACATGTTGGTTTCAATTGTTATTGTTGGTCTTGTACCATACTTTGCTATGGACCCAGATACCCCTATTTCATCTGCCTTTGCAAGACATGGGATGCACTGGGCAAT GTATCTGGTAACAACTGGTGCTGTTCTTGCTCTCTGTTCAACCTTGATGGGATCTATATTGCCACAG CCGAGAATATTGATGGCCATGGCACGAGATGGCCTGTTACCATCATTCTTCTCTGATGTCCACAAGACGACACAAGTTCCAGTCAAAAGTACAATCGTGACTGGCATCTGCGCAGCTTCTCTCGCTTTCTTCATGGATGTCTCTCAACTGGCTGGAATG GTCAGTGTAGGCACGCTCCTAGCGTTCACTATAGTTGCTGTGTCCATCTTGATTCTCAGGTATGTTCCTCCAGATGAGGTACCCCTGCCATCTTCCCTGCAAGCATCATTCCGTTTGAGCCATGAAAATGATGAGGAAAAGCTGAGGGATACTCTTGGAGATGAGGATCATGAAGAAGGGGCATCTGAGATTACTGATTTTGTAGTAGAATCAATTAAGGACCCCCTTATTGAGAAGCAGCTATATGCAA GCAAGTTGGATGAGACAAAACGGCGCAAGGCTGCTGCTTGCAGCATTGCATCTGTCTGCATAGGGGTTCTGGTCCTCACAACTTCAGCCTCTGCTACGTTCTTGCCCTT CCTGGTGCGATGCTTCGTTTGTGCCTTTGGTGGCCTGCTCCTCCTAACTGGTCTGGGCGTGCTCTGCTGGATTGACCAAGACGACGGGAGGCATTCCTTTGGCCATTCTGGAG GATTCATCTGCCCATTCGTTCCATTGCTGCCAGTGATGTGTATCCTGATAAACACATACTTATTGATAAATCTGGG TGGTGGCACATGGATGCGAGTGGGGGTGTGGCTGGTGATGGGGGTGTTTGTGTACATTTTCTATGGGCGCACCCACAGCTCATTGACAGATGTCGTGTACGTCCCTGTTGCTGAGGCGAATGAGATATATGGGTCGTCATCTGCATCAGAGTTTGTGGCCTAA
- the LOC112885822 gene encoding cationic amino acid transporter 3, mitochondrial-like isoform X1, translating into MGGGVRALMRRKQVDSERARPAGSSNQLRKELSVAQLITIGVGSTIGAGVYVLVGTVAREHSGPALTLSFLIAGIAAALSAFCYAELASRCPSAGSAYHYSYICVGEGVAWLIGWALILEYTIGGSAVARGISPNLALFFGGPDSLPWILARHEIPWLDVVVDPCAAFLVFLVTGLLCVGIKEVATFSDSARVITPFLRICHLIFPFSVFFFQSSFVQGVVTVLNCFVMLFVIIAGSYIGFQTGWVGYKVAGGFFPYGANGMLAGSATVFFAYIGFDSVASTAEEVKNPQRDLPLGIATALSICCSLYMLVSIVIVGLVPYFAMDPDTPISSAFARHGMHWAMYLVTTGAVLALCSTLMGSILPQPRILMAMARDGLLPSFFSDVHKTTQVPVKSTIVTGICAASLAFFMDVSQLAGMVSVGTLLAFTIVAVSILILRYVPPDEVPLPSSLQASFRLSHENDEEKLRDTLGDEDHEEGASEITDFVVESIKDPLIEKQLYASKLDETKRRKAAACSIASVCIGVLVLTTSASATFLPFLVRCFVCAFGGLLLLTGLGVLCWIDQDDGRHSFGHSGGFICPFVPLLPVMCILINTYLLINLGGGTWMRVGVWLVMGVFVYIFYGRTHSSLTDVVYVPVAEANEIYGSSSASEFVA; encoded by the exons atGGGCGGAGGGGTCCGGGCGCTGATGCGCCGGAAGCAGGTGGACTCCGAGCGGGCGCGCCCCGCCGGCAGCAGCAACCAGCTCCGCAAGGAGCTCTCCGTTGCCCAGCTTATTACTATCG GTGTCGGTTCAACGATTGGAGCTGGGGTGTATGTTCTTGTTGGGACGGTTGCTCGGGAGCATTCTGGGCCAGCATTGACTCTTTCATTTCTGATAGCCGGAATAGCCGCTGCACTATCAGCGTTCTGCTATGCAGAGCTTGCGAGCCGCTGCCCATCTGCAGGAAGTGCCTACCATTATTCATACATCTGCGTTGGTGAAGG AGTTGCATGGTTGATTGGTTGGGCTCTGATACTAGAATATACAATTGGTGGGTCAGCTGTCGCCCGTGGCATATCTCCCAATTTA GCCCTATTTTTTGGAGGACCTGATAGTCTGCCATGGATCTTAGCTCGACATGAGATCCCATGGCTTGATGTTGTTGTTGATCCTTGTGCTGCTTTCCTTGTTTTCCTTGTCACTGGTCTGCTATGTGTGGGGATCAAAGAGGTTGCTACCTTCTCCGATTCAGCAAGAGTTATCACTCCTTTTCTGAGAATATGTCATCTGATCTTTCCTTTCTCTGTGTTTTTTTTTCAGAGTTCATTTGTGCAAGGAGTTGTGACGGTCCTGAATTGCTTTGTGATGCTATTTGTTATTATTGCCGGTAGTTACATCGGCTTTCAAACAGGATGGGTTGGCTACAAGGTTGCCGGCGG ATTTTTCCCTTATGGAGCGAATGGAATGCTGGCTGGGTCAGCAACTGTCTTCTTTGCCTACATAGGCTTTGATTCAGTTGCCAGCACTGCTGAGGAG GTGAAAAATCCACAACGAGATCTGCCATTGGGAATCGCAACAGCGTTATCCATATGCTGTTCCTTGTACATGTTGGTTTCAATTGTTATTGTTGGTCTTGTACCATACTTTGCTATGGACCCAGATACCCCTATTTCATCTGCCTTTGCAAGACATGGGATGCACTGGGCAAT GTATCTGGTAACAACTGGTGCTGTTCTTGCTCTCTGTTCAACCTTGATGGGATCTATATTGCCACAG CCGAGAATATTGATGGCCATGGCACGAGATGGCCTGTTACCATCATTCTTCTCTGATGTCCACAAGACGACACAAGTTCCAGTCAAAAGTACAATCGTGACTGGCATCTGCGCAGCTTCTCTCGCTTTCTTCATGGATGTCTCTCAACTGGCTGGAATG GTCAGTGTAGGCACGCTCCTAGCGTTCACTATAGTTGCTGTGTCCATCTTGATTCTCAGGTATGTTCCTCCAGATGAGGTACCCCTGCCATCTTCCCTGCAAGCATCATTCCGTTTGAGCCATGAAAATGATGAGGAAAAGCTGAGGGATACTCTTGGAGATGAGGATCATGAAGAAGGGGCATCTGAGATTACTGATTTTGTAGTAGAATCAATTAAGGACCCCCTTATTGAGAAGCAGCTATATGCAA GCAAGTTGGATGAGACAAAACGGCGCAAGGCTGCTGCTTGCAGCATTGCATCTGTCTGCATAGGGGTTCTGGTCCTCACAACTTCAGCCTCTGCTACGTTCTTGCCCTT CCTGGTGCGATGCTTCGTTTGTGCCTTTGGTGGCCTGCTCCTCCTAACTGGTCTGGGCGTGCTCTGCTGGATTGACCAAGACGACGGGAGGCATTCCTTTGGCCATTCTGGAG GATTCATCTGCCCATTCGTTCCATTGCTGCCAGTGATGTGTATCCTGATAAACACATACTTATTGATAAATCTGGG TGGTGGCACATGGATGCGAGTGGGGGTGTGGCTGGTGATGGGGGTGTTTGTGTACATTTTCTATGGGCGCACCCACAGCTCATTGACAGATGTCGTGTACGTCCCTGTTGCTGAGGCGAATGAGATATATGGGTCGTCATCTGCATCAGAGTTTGTGGCCTAA